The sequence ACTCCCCAGATGACCTCCTTCCCCTTCGGTTGTGTGAAGGCTGCAACACTTACCATTTTCCCAATTGTAGTGTTCAGTTTAATGAAATCTGCGGTGTTTGGATACAGCAAATTGTCATTAAAGTCCTCGTTGGTGATGTGGTAACTGAGATAAGCTACAACTGGAGATGTGGGAGTTTGCGTTGAGGTGGCATGGGGGGTTGTCAAGGTTGTCCCTGGGGCTGTTGTGGCGGGCGTTTTATCGGTGCCGGGAGTGGTGGCCGTCTCGGTGGCGGGAGCTGGTGATGTGGCTGTGTCAATGGCTGGTGTTGTGGTGCCTGTGTCGGCGGCTGGTGATGTGGTGCCTGTGTCGGCGGCTGGTGATGTGGCTGTGTCGATGGCTGGTGTTGTGGTGCCTGTGTCGATGGCTGGTGATGTGTCTGTGTCGATGGCTGGTGTTGTGGTGCCTGTGTCGATGGCTGGTGTTGTGGTGCCTGTGTCGGCGGCTGGTGATGTGGCTGTGTCGATGGCTGGTGTTGTGGTGCCTGTGTCGGCGGCTGGTGATGTGGCTGTGTCGATGGCTGGTGTTGTGGTGCCTGTGTCGGCGGCTGGTGATGTGGCTGTGTCGATGGCTGGTGTTGTGGTGCCTGTGTCGGCGGCTGGTGATGTGGCTGTGTCGATGGCTGGTGTTGTGGTGCCTGTGTCGGCGGCTGGTGATGTGGCTGTGTCGATGGCTGGTGTTGTGGTGCCTGTGTCGGCGGCTGGTGATGTGGCTGTGTCGATGGCTGGTGTTGTGGTGCCTGTGTCGGCGGCTGGTGATGTGGCTGTGTCGATGGCTGGTGTTGTGGTGCCTGTGTCGGCGGCTGGTGATGTGGCTGTGTCGATGGCTGGTGTTGTGGTGCCAGTGTCGGCGGCTGGTGATGTGTCTGTGTCGATGGCTGGTGTTGTGGTGCCAGTGTCGGCGGCTGGTGATGTGTCTGTGTCGATGGCTGGTGTTGTGGTGCCAGTGTCGGCGGCTGGTGATGTGTCTGTGTCGATGGCTGGTGTTGTGGTGCCTGTGTCGGCGGCTGGTGATGTGTCTGTGTCGATGGCTGGTGTTGTGGTGCCTGTGTCGGCGGCTGGTGATGTGGCTGTGTCGATGGCTGGTGTTGTGGTGCCAGTGTCGGCGGCTGGTGATGTGGCTGTGTCGATGGCTGGTGTTGTGGTGCCTGTGTCAGCGGCTGGTGATGTGTCTATGTCGATGGCTGGTGTTGTGGTGCCTGTGTCGGCGGCTGGTGATGTGTCTGTGTCGATGGCTGGTGTTGTGGTGCCAGTGTCGGCGGCTGGTGATGTGTCTGTGTCGATGGCTGGTGTTGTGGTGCCTGTGTCGGCGGCTGGTGATGTGGCTATGTCGATGGCTGGTGTTGTGGTGCCAGTGTCGGCGGCTGGTGATGTGTCTGTGTCGATGGCTGGTGTTGTGGTGCCTGTGTCGGCGGCTGGTGATGTGGCTATGTCGATGGCTGGTGTTGTGGTGCCAGTGTCGGCGGCTGGTGATGTGGCTGTGTCGATGGCTGGTGTTGTGGTGCCTGTGTCGGCGGCTGGTGATGTGGCTATGTCGATGGCTGGTGTTGTGGTGCCAGTGTCGGCGGCTGGTGATGTGTCTGTGTCGATGGCTGGTGTTGTGGTGCCTGTGTCGGCGGCTGGTGATGTGGCTATGTCGATGGCTGGTGTTGTGGTGCCAGTGTCGGCAGCTGGTGATGTGTCTGTGTCGGTGGCAGCGGCTGGagaaaaaaggaacatatttgtcattttgtttttctttcatggTTCTGCTtgtctgtgtttatttatttattacatttctataccgcccaatagccggagctctctgggcagttcacaaaaccgcccagagagctcctttaATGGTACTTAAAGCCTCATTTGTTTTGTACTGGGTTTGTTGAAATCATCTCAGATGTTTGGGGATGTTTTGTTCATTAGTGTTTCCTTTCTCTTGGTGCTCATGTTTGTTCCCAGGAGTTGTTGGTTCCTATCTctcctgcaattttttttttaaccatttcttTTGCCATCGCCTGTGGCGATGGTGGAAGAAACATAACGGGCAAATGACGCTCCTCTCCTAGTGGCTGCCATTGCCATTGCCCAGAATGCCCTAGAGTCATGCAACCTCCAAAGCATTATGGGTAAAACACAACGTGGTGGCTGCCAGGAGCAGTCCCTGAAGAAAGCAGCCGACGCGGTTCTCAGCGCCCTTCCCCAAATAAGACTCACAAATGAGTCTGGCTCATTTGTGCctctcctgggccagatctacactactgctgtaaagcgctttataacagttataaagcgctttaactgctttaaggcacttaaaactgttataaagctctttaaagcagtagtgtagatccggccctggttccTTTCTGAGATGAATGGAATTGGGAATCCTAACCCTTGGGCCTGTCACATCTGAAGCAACCATT comes from Elgaria multicarinata webbii isolate HBS135686 ecotype San Diego chromosome 21, rElgMul1.1.pri, whole genome shotgun sequence and encodes:
- the MUC1 gene encoding mucin-1, which codes for MFLFSPAAATDTDTSPAADTGTTTPAIDIATSPAADTGTTTPAIDTDTSPAADTGTTTPAIDIATSPAADTGTTTPAIDTATSPAADTGTTTPAIDIATSPAADTGTTTPAIDTDTSPAADTGTTTPAIDIATSPAADTGTTTPAIDTDTSPAADTGTTTPAIDTDTSPAADTGTTTPAIDIDTSPAADTGTTTPAIDTATSPAADTGTTTPAIDTATSPAADTGTTTPAIDTDTSPAADTGTTTPAIDTDTSPAADTGTTTPAIDTDTSPAADTGTTTPAIDTDTSPAADTGTTTPAIDTATSPAADTGTTTPAIDTATSPAADTGTTTPAIDTATSPAADTGTTTPAIDTATSPAADTGTTTPAIDTATSPAADTGTTTPAIDTATSPAADTGTTTPAIDTATSPAADTGTTTPAIDTATSPAADTGTTTPAIDTGTTTPAIDTDTSPAIDTGTTTPAIDTATSPAADTGTTSPAADTGTTTPAIDTATSPAPATETATTPGTDKTPATTAPGTTLTTPHATSTQTPTSPVVAYLSYHITNEDFNDNLLYPNTADFIKLNTTIGKMYNAVYNCTNCTYHQIYLGYNVLSFSPGSVQVNSELYFKNNKNTSKEDFPKVLASVLDKASPTDKQDLLLISIEGSKNAPGIPSTPENVPGWGIALLVLVCVLVLLALIACLVWFIYWCRRNQRGSLDILSSRDAYHPMSEYPTYHTHGRYMGPSNNKQNPYNEIPPKNGTSPFSFTNPAMANEEL